A single genomic interval of Flavihumibacter rivuli harbors:
- a CDS encoding sensor histidine kinase produces the protein MKKLITTIGILLSFCSTLIGQEYTFTHLSTSNGLGSNFVYAVWQDPKGFLWIGSEFGLQRFDGKKFVAFYRKPNFSGLPFLAVHQILDDRDGRMWLRLGNRIGTFNSTTMEFRQAKIQTLKPIPPRSSYQLWKDHKGTIYLLVSKYRLLTYNPQLHQFEEGPLPFQYPANWTINHLFDDPLTGNYWLCTDSGLVVYDAKLKGYFHHRKPSERYAILNNPETGNIFTHFFIDKQRRYWAVYWVVPPGKKTGQFLLNFDEKLNQFTRDSTGIFNSSRGYAEIHQVKQFSDTSIWAHGLDVLTTFNQAQKRFIGLREPYPTEYGIRYKTIYQIFQDKENSLWLATDNGLYTTNFTGNRAIHAYLDPGKTSANINAVLDIGENGVLVGTWGRGVVGLANPSTHETIYKGSPPDNDYKLTWDMEKLRKNGKLIITCQAGKLIFHDPASRKSTFLHHPIFNNRTIRQVVEDCNGQIWFSTQGGRLILWQQDKGTGDDAFTLIDEHNTIINKLYIDRKCQLWAGTLSKGAFVYDTRTGKMLRHYNSSLPGSKALSDNTVNDIIQVNDTIMAMAVGTLNLLNLKTSEVQNLTIADGLQANSVLTMQTDRFGHLWLTTMNGINKYNLKQKIFTSYDQRDGLITTTSQDNLLDVSTTMANGDIVLAGNQRAVIFNPDYFMSKAVPPNVSITDFKLFNEFLPPDSILKLDKVKLNYERNSITIEFASLSFLQRDKLIYYYMLEGADKSWQRTEDRLAATYTLLPPGRYTFKVKCENEEGTPCTGLTTLNILITPPFYKTWWFISIILMALSGLVLFIHQLRINKLLAVEKVRTRVARDLHDDMGSTLSTINILSEMAKMKIEKDPKATKEYIEKISDNSSRMMEAMDDIVWSINPMNDNIQRITARMREFAATVLEPKDIEYEFHVDDAVMDLTLDMESRRDLFLVFKEAVNNLAKYSDATHAAIRIFIKSGKLHMDIRDDGKGFDVATADSGNGLTNMRKRTEMMKGILRIMSGNGKGTEINLELPLT, from the coding sequence ATGAAAAAACTAATAACCACAATAGGTATACTTCTTAGTTTCTGCTCTACGCTAATTGGACAGGAATACACTTTCACACATCTGTCAACATCAAATGGGCTAGGCTCCAATTTTGTCTATGCAGTTTGGCAGGACCCAAAAGGCTTTTTATGGATCGGTTCCGAGTTTGGATTGCAACGCTTCGACGGGAAAAAATTTGTGGCTTTTTATAGAAAGCCCAATTTCTCCGGACTTCCTTTTTTGGCAGTTCACCAGATACTTGATGACAGGGATGGTAGAATGTGGCTTAGGCTGGGAAACAGGATCGGCACTTTCAATTCCACTACCATGGAATTCAGGCAGGCTAAGATCCAAACCCTTAAACCCATACCACCAAGGTCAAGCTACCAACTTTGGAAAGACCATAAAGGCACTATTTATCTGTTGGTTTCAAAGTATCGCTTACTTACTTATAATCCCCAACTCCACCAATTTGAAGAAGGTCCACTCCCCTTCCAATACCCGGCGAACTGGACGATCAATCATTTATTTGATGATCCATTGACAGGAAATTATTGGCTTTGCACGGATTCGGGCCTGGTGGTTTATGATGCAAAGCTTAAGGGTTATTTCCATCACCGTAAGCCTTCTGAACGGTACGCTATCCTTAACAACCCGGAAACCGGTAATATCTTTACCCACTTTTTCATTGACAAGCAGCGCAGGTATTGGGCTGTGTATTGGGTAGTTCCACCAGGCAAGAAAACGGGTCAATTCTTATTGAACTTCGATGAGAAACTCAACCAATTCACCCGTGATTCGACAGGTATTTTTAATTCCAGCAGGGGCTACGCCGAGATCCACCAGGTAAAACAATTCTCCGACACCTCCATTTGGGCACATGGCCTTGATGTGTTGACGACCTTCAACCAGGCCCAAAAACGTTTTATCGGGCTCAGGGAACCTTATCCCACTGAATACGGGATCCGGTATAAAACCATTTACCAGATATTCCAGGATAAGGAAAATAGTCTCTGGCTGGCAACTGATAATGGCCTCTATACAACCAACTTTACCGGCAATAGGGCCATCCATGCCTACCTCGACCCCGGGAAAACTTCCGCAAACATCAATGCCGTTCTGGATATTGGGGAAAATGGGGTCCTGGTTGGAACCTGGGGAAGGGGTGTTGTAGGTCTCGCTAACCCTTCTACCCATGAAACCATTTATAAGGGTTCCCCTCCCGACAATGATTACAAATTGACCTGGGACATGGAGAAATTGCGCAAGAATGGTAAACTGATCATAACCTGCCAGGCCGGTAAATTGATCTTTCATGACCCTGCCAGTCGTAAGTCAACCTTCCTGCACCACCCTATATTCAATAACAGGACCATCAGGCAGGTGGTGGAAGACTGCAATGGACAGATTTGGTTCAGCACCCAGGGAGGGAGACTGATCCTTTGGCAACAGGATAAAGGAACAGGGGATGATGCATTCACCTTAATTGATGAACACAATACCATCATCAACAAACTCTACATTGACAGGAAATGCCAGCTATGGGCTGGAACACTGAGCAAGGGGGCATTTGTCTATGATACCAGGACCGGGAAAATGCTGCGGCACTATAACAGTTCTTTACCAGGCAGCAAGGCATTGTCCGATAACACCGTAAATGATATAATACAGGTCAATGACACAATAATGGCAATGGCCGTTGGAACCCTTAACCTGCTTAACCTGAAAACAAGTGAGGTGCAAAACCTTACCATAGCAGACGGGCTGCAGGCCAACAGTGTCCTGACCATGCAAACTGACCGATTTGGTCACTTATGGTTGACCACCATGAATGGGATCAACAAGTATAACCTTAAGCAAAAGATCTTTACCTCTTATGACCAAAGAGATGGATTGATCACCACCACCAGCCAGGATAACCTGCTGGATGTAAGCACCACGATGGCCAATGGTGATATTGTCCTTGCTGGAAACCAAAGGGCTGTAATTTTCAATCCTGACTATTTCATGAGTAAGGCAGTCCCGCCAAATGTCAGCATTACGGACTTCAAGTTATTCAATGAATTCCTGCCGCCCGATTCCATCCTGAAATTGGACAAGGTAAAATTGAACTATGAGCGGAATTCCATTACCATAGAATTTGCTTCATTAAGCTTCCTCCAGCGCGACAAACTGATCTATTACTATATGCTGGAAGGTGCCGACAAATCATGGCAAAGAACAGAAGATCGACTGGCAGCCACCTATACCCTCCTGCCCCCCGGACGCTATACCTTCAAGGTGAAATGTGAGAACGAGGAAGGCACTCCCTGCACCGGCCTTACTACCCTCAATATCCTGATCACACCACCCTTTTATAAAACCTGGTGGTTCATATCAATTATCCTGATGGCATTGTCAGGCTTGGTACTGTTCATCCACCAATTAAGGATAAACAAACTGCTGGCGGTGGAGAAGGTCCGGACCAGGGTTGCCCGCGACCTTCATGACGATATGGGCTCAACATTGAGTACCATCAATATCCTCAGCGAAATGGCCAAGATGAAGATTGAAAAGGATCCCAAAGCAACAAAGGAGTATATAGAAAAGATCAGTGATAATTCCAGCAGGATGATGGAGGCTATGGATGATATTGTTTGGAGTATCAATCCCATGAACGACAATATCCAGAGGATAACGGCAAGGATGAGGGAGTTTGCGGCGACTGTATTGGAGCCTAAGGATATAGAATATGAATTCCATGTCGACGATGCGGTGATGGACCTGACCCTTGATATGGAATCCAGGAGGGACCTTTTCCTCGTATTCAAAGAAGCTGTTAATAACCTGGCCAAATACTCCGACGCAACACATGCCGCCATCCGCATTTTTATCAAGTCCGGGAAATTGCACATGGATATCAGGGATGACGGGAAAGGGTTTGATGTAGCCACCGCAGATAGCGGGAATGGCCTGACCAATATGCGAAAGCGAACCGAAATGATGAAAGGAATCCTACGAATCATGTCGGGTAATGGCAAAGGAACCGAGATCAATCTTGAATTACCGCTAACATGA
- a CDS encoding response regulator, translated as MIKVMVYEDNPQLREGLSMLINGSDGYEVVAAFKNCNNVVDEVEAFQPDVILMDIDMPGTNGIEGLKLIRQHNTTVKILMLTVFDDNKNVFEALKSGANGYLLKKTPPSRLLEYIHEAHTGGAPMTSSIATQVLRMFSDIQLPQSEDYRLSEREKEVLQFLVNGYSYKMIASDMNISIDTVRSHIKKIYEKLHVNSKSEAVAKAFKDKIV; from the coding sequence ATGATTAAAGTGATGGTATACGAGGACAATCCACAACTCAGGGAGGGACTTTCCATGCTGATCAATGGCTCGGATGGTTATGAAGTGGTTGCAGCCTTTAAAAACTGCAATAATGTTGTGGATGAGGTAGAGGCCTTTCAACCGGATGTGATCCTGATGGATATCGATATGCCCGGGACGAATGGAATAGAAGGACTAAAACTGATCCGCCAGCATAACACCACGGTCAAGATACTCATGCTGACCGTTTTCGATGACAATAAAAATGTATTCGAAGCCTTAAAATCAGGCGCCAACGGCTACCTGCTCAAGAAGACCCCACCGTCCAGGCTACTCGAGTATATCCATGAAGCCCACACCGGCGGGGCCCCAATGACCAGTTCCATCGCAACACAGGTATTGAGGATGTTTTCAGATATCCAGTTACCCCAAAGTGAAGATTACCGGCTGTCGGAAAGGGAGAAAGAGGTACTGCAATTCCTTGTCAATGGCTACAGCTATAAGATGATCGCTTCAGACATGAATATTTCCATTGATACCGTAAGGTCACATATCAAGAAGATCTATGAGAAACTGCACGTGAATTCAAAGAGTGAAGCAGTTGCCAAGGCCTTCAAGGATAAGATTGTCTGA
- a CDS encoding head GIN domain-containing protein, giving the protein MKKIITLSMAILLMAVLASCSKTVLRGNGKIVEEQRTIPNFTELENSGYFRVILSQGNTVAISLKGEENILPEVVTYVENNRLKLHYTSYNYAVKHEPVIINITVPEVSKLQLQSSGGIENSGPWQHTTLALDINGSGNINWQAQADQAKGNVSGSGTLQLNGKIKEGAELVVSGSGNILAIDCPAAKVKATISGSGKIETSPLDELEATISGSGSVYYKGDPPKLRTSVSGSGRVIRL; this is encoded by the coding sequence ATGAAAAAAATTATAACCTTATCCATGGCCATCCTTCTCATGGCAGTTTTGGCATCATGTTCCAAAACTGTCCTGAGGGGAAACGGCAAAATCGTTGAAGAACAAAGAACCATCCCCAATTTTACGGAACTGGAAAACTCCGGCTATTTCCGGGTGATCCTCAGCCAGGGCAATACAGTAGCCATATCCCTGAAGGGTGAAGAAAATATTTTGCCCGAAGTTGTAACATATGTCGAAAATAATCGTCTAAAACTTCATTATACCAGTTATAACTATGCTGTAAAGCATGAACCGGTAATCATAAATATAACCGTTCCCGAGGTTTCGAAACTACAGCTTCAAAGCAGTGGGGGTATTGAAAACAGTGGTCCCTGGCAGCATACGACCTTGGCCCTGGACATCAACGGATCCGGCAATATCAATTGGCAGGCGCAAGCCGACCAGGCCAAAGGGAATGTATCCGGTTCGGGAACCCTACAGCTGAACGGGAAGATTAAGGAAGGAGCTGAACTGGTAGTGAGTGGCTCAGGCAATATCCTGGCTATTGATTGTCCTGCCGCAAAAGTAAAGGCTACGATCTCCGGTTCGGGGAAGATTGAGACCAGTCCCCTGGATGAGCTGGAAGCCACGATCAGTGGCAGTGGTTCTGTTTACTATAAGGGTGACCCGCCCAAGCTAAGGACTAGTGTTTCAGGCAGCGGAAGGGTCATCAGATTATAA
- a CDS encoding response regulator transcription factor, which yields MKKPDPANPIKVAIADDHALFRAGVKTALSAKKDVELIAEADNGMQLLNLLKHIEPDVILLDIQMPIMDGIATLPEIRKINPHVKVIILSMHNDHSMISKLMEIGANSYLTKNSDSETIYQAIKTCFEQEFFFNELTNKALLTGLRTRRQEPEAVADAQLTEKEIRILKLMCEEKTTKEIADIVDISPRTVEAIRDKLKTKTGAKSMAGLVMYAVKHGIVQEES from the coding sequence ATGAAAAAACCAGACCCAGCAAACCCTATTAAAGTGGCCATTGCCGATGACCATGCCCTCTTTAGGGCTGGGGTGAAGACAGCATTGTCTGCCAAGAAGGATGTAGAATTGATCGCAGAGGCGGATAACGGCATGCAGCTTTTGAATCTCCTTAAGCATATTGAGCCTGATGTGATTTTACTGGATATCCAGATGCCGATCATGGATGGTATCGCCACGCTTCCTGAGATCAGGAAGATCAACCCCCATGTTAAGGTGATCATCCTGTCCATGCATAATGACCACTCCATGATCTCGAAATTGATGGAGATCGGCGCCAACTCCTACCTGACCAAGAACTCTGATTCGGAAACTATCTATCAGGCTATCAAAACCTGTTTTGAGCAGGAGTTCTTTTTCAATGAGCTTACGAACAAAGCCTTGCTCACCGGTTTACGTACCCGTCGGCAGGAACCTGAGGCGGTAGCAGATGCGCAGTTAACCGAAAAAGAGATCAGGATACTTAAGCTGATGTGTGAGGAAAAGACCACCAAGGAAATTGCCGATATCGTTGATATCAGCCCACGTACAGTGGAAGCGATAAGGGATAAATTAAAGACCAAGACAGGGGCCAAGTCCATGGCCGGATTGGTGATGTATGCGGTAAAGCATGGAATCGTCCAGGAGGAATCCTGA
- the rpsA gene encoding 30S ribosomal protein S1, translated as MFQNLIVKQLNAEAEESAAANAEATTATTNAPAATAHDDFDWSIDKRNVSTYSAEEKAKYDKVYDDTFVAITDGELIKGAVVGLTKTDVVLNIGFKSDGLISLNEFRDLQGLKIGDEVEVMVVEKEDRNGHLHLSRKQARITRAWEKIVEVHKTGEIVTGTVTSKTKGGLIVDVFGMETFLPGSQIDVKPVTDYDQFVGKTMEFKVVKVNEAIKNAVVSHKALIESDIEAQRAEIMGKLEKGQVLEGTIKNITDFGAFMDLGGLDGLLYITDISWGRINHPSEVLKLDQKLNVVVLDFDDDKKRISLGLKQLTPHPWDVLPENIGEGQVVKGKVVNIEDYGAFLEIMPGVEGLVHVSEITWANTPINAKEFFKLGDEYEAKIVTLDKDARKMSLSIKQMTPDPWNEIENKYPVDSRHTGLVKNITPYGVFVELEPGIGGMIHISDLSWLKRFNHPSEYTKVGEKIEIVILGIDKENRKLQLGHKQLEEDPWNALEDTFAVGTLHEGTVIRKDEKGAIVQLPYGLEGFAPNRHLNKEDGGQVGADDTITFMVIEFDRNEKRIVVSHTRTWEAAKAEEKEAAKKEAKAEADKTKKAVKNLQSKVEKATLGDLGVLAELKKKMEGGEGESAQ; from the coding sequence ATGTTTCAAAATTTGATTGTTAAACAACTAAACGCTGAGGCAGAGGAGTCTGCTGCTGCAAATGCAGAAGCAACTACAGCGACAACAAATGCACCTGCTGCGACTGCGCATGATGACTTCGATTGGAGCATCGACAAGCGCAATGTATCTACTTACAGTGCTGAAGAAAAGGCCAAGTACGACAAAGTGTATGATGACACTTTCGTTGCCATCACTGATGGTGAGCTGATCAAAGGAGCTGTAGTAGGATTGACCAAGACCGACGTTGTATTGAACATTGGTTTCAAAAGCGATGGTCTGATCTCCCTCAACGAATTCCGTGACCTGCAAGGTCTGAAGATCGGTGATGAGGTGGAAGTTATGGTGGTAGAGAAGGAAGACCGCAATGGTCACCTGCACCTGAGCCGTAAGCAAGCCCGCATTACCCGTGCATGGGAAAAGATTGTTGAGGTTCATAAGACTGGTGAGATCGTTACCGGTACTGTTACCAGCAAGACCAAGGGTGGCTTGATCGTAGATGTATTCGGAATGGAGACCTTCCTTCCCGGATCACAGATCGATGTTAAGCCTGTTACCGACTACGATCAGTTTGTTGGTAAGACCATGGAATTCAAAGTGGTTAAGGTTAACGAGGCCATCAAGAATGCCGTTGTATCCCACAAGGCCCTTATTGAAAGCGATATCGAAGCTCAGCGCGCTGAGATCATGGGTAAGCTGGAGAAGGGTCAGGTTCTGGAAGGTACCATCAAGAATATCACCGATTTCGGTGCGTTCATGGATTTGGGTGGACTGGATGGTCTGCTGTATATCACCGATATCAGCTGGGGCCGTATCAACCATCCTTCAGAAGTACTGAAGCTGGACCAGAAGCTGAATGTGGTAGTGTTGGATTTCGACGACGACAAGAAGCGTATCAGCCTTGGTCTGAAGCAACTGACCCCGCATCCTTGGGATGTGCTGCCTGAAAACATCGGCGAAGGCCAGGTGGTGAAAGGTAAGGTTGTGAACATCGAAGATTATGGTGCGTTCCTGGAAATCATGCCTGGTGTAGAAGGTCTGGTTCACGTTAGCGAGATCACATGGGCCAATACCCCGATCAACGCGAAGGAATTCTTCAAGTTGGGTGATGAGTACGAAGCCAAGATCGTGACCCTGGATAAGGATGCCCGTAAGATGAGCTTGTCCATCAAGCAAATGACTCCTGATCCCTGGAACGAGATCGAGAACAAATACCCTGTTGACAGCCGTCATACCGGTCTGGTGAAGAACATCACTCCTTACGGTGTGTTTGTTGAACTGGAGCCAGGCATCGGTGGTATGATCCACATCAGCGACCTGAGCTGGCTGAAGCGTTTCAACCATCCTTCTGAGTATACCAAGGTAGGAGAGAAGATCGAGATCGTGATCCTGGGTATCGATAAGGAGAACCGCAAACTGCAACTGGGTCACAAGCAGCTGGAAGAAGATCCCTGGAATGCACTGGAGGATACTTTCGCTGTAGGTACACTGCATGAAGGAACCGTGATCCGCAAGGATGAGAAGGGTGCCATTGTGCAACTGCCTTATGGCCTGGAAGGTTTCGCTCCTAACCGTCACCTGAACAAGGAAGATGGTGGCCAGGTTGGTGCCGATGATACCATCACTTTCATGGTGATCGAATTCGATCGTAATGAGAAGCGTATCGTTGTTAGCCATACCCGCACTTGGGAAGCTGCTAAGGCTGAAGAGAAAGAAGCTGCCAAGAAGGAAGCTAAGGCTGAGGCTGACAAGACCAAGAAGGCTGTTAAAAACCTCCAGAGCAAGGTAGAAAAAGCTACTTTGGGTGACCTGGGTGTGCTGGCTGAGTTGAAGAAGAAGATGGAAGGCGGTGAAGGCGAAAGTGCCCAATAA
- a CDS encoding NAD(P)/FAD-dependent oxidoreductase encodes MSNRILVVIGGGAAGFFCSVNAARMDPSLKVILLEKTGKLLSKVRISGGGRCNVTHACFSITDMVKRYPRGSQFLKKAFHQFFTTDTIEWFRQRGVELKTEADGRMFPVTDSSETIIQCLLREANKFGVDIRMNRDVKVLKKTQEHWLVQTEKETIQADHVCVAVGGYPKSSMFQWLSDLGHRFAEPVPSLFTFNIPNKALNELMGVSVTEAMVKIMGTKLQEKGPVLVTHWGLSGPAVLRLSAWGARELAGRDWQYRIQLNWAPAYNENSLREFIQVYRFDKASQKIGNRNPFGLPQRLWDYLLKESGIDPETRWSDLPAREQNKLVKHVCSQELEVKGKTTYKEEFVTAGGIDLSEVDPQTMMSRLHPQLFFAGEILDIDGITGGFNFQNAWTTGFIAAQCIASRS; translated from the coding sequence ATGTCAAATAGAATACTGGTTGTAATAGGAGGCGGGGCGGCAGGATTCTTCTGTTCAGTAAATGCTGCCAGGATGGATCCTTCACTGAAGGTTATCCTGCTCGAGAAAACCGGGAAATTGCTTTCCAAGGTCAGGATCAGTGGCGGGGGGAGGTGTAATGTGACCCATGCCTGTTTCAGTATAACGGATATGGTTAAGCGATATCCAAGGGGAAGCCAGTTCCTTAAGAAAGCCTTTCACCAGTTCTTCACCACCGATACCATTGAATGGTTCAGGCAGCGTGGGGTAGAATTGAAGACAGAAGCGGATGGAAGGATGTTCCCTGTCACTGATTCGTCTGAAACCATTATCCAGTGCTTGTTGCGTGAGGCCAACAAGTTTGGGGTTGATATCAGGATGAACCGGGATGTTAAGGTGCTGAAAAAGACACAGGAGCATTGGCTGGTACAAACAGAAAAAGAAACCATCCAGGCCGACCATGTTTGTGTTGCGGTTGGGGGATACCCTAAATCCTCCATGTTCCAATGGTTATCGGACCTTGGACACCGTTTTGCGGAGCCTGTCCCATCACTCTTTACATTTAATATACCCAATAAGGCCCTGAACGAATTGATGGGTGTGAGTGTTACGGAAGCCATGGTAAAGATCATGGGTACCAAGCTCCAGGAGAAAGGGCCTGTTTTGGTCACCCATTGGGGACTGAGTGGTCCGGCGGTGCTGCGATTGAGTGCATGGGGTGCCAGGGAACTGGCAGGGCGGGACTGGCAATACCGGATCCAGCTGAATTGGGCACCCGCTTATAATGAGAATAGTTTAAGGGAATTCATCCAGGTGTATAGGTTCGATAAGGCCTCGCAGAAGATCGGCAACCGCAATCCCTTTGGACTGCCCCAAAGATTATGGGATTACCTCCTGAAAGAGTCGGGTATAGATCCTGAGACCAGGTGGAGTGACCTGCCGGCCAGGGAGCAAAACAAGTTGGTAAAGCATGTTTGTTCACAGGAATTAGAGGTGAAAGGAAAGACCACCTATAAGGAAGAATTTGTGACAGCTGGAGGTATTGACCTTTCGGAAGTGGACCCACAAACCATGATGAGCCGTTTACACCCGCAATTGTTTTTTGCCGGTGAGATCCTGGATATTGATGGGATCACCGGTGGGTTCAACTTCCAGAATGCCTGGACCACAGGTTTTATTGCGGCGCAATGCATTGCTTCCCGGTCCTGA
- the map gene encoding type I methionyl aminopeptidase: MIYYKTTAEVELMRESALLVSKTLAEVAKVIKPGMTTLEIDAFAEKFIVDHQAKPSFKNYKGYPFTCCISVNDAVVHGFPNDVPLKDGDIVSVDVGVYKNGFHGDSAYTFAIGSIPDDVKQLLKVTKESLYLGIEKATAGNRVGDISFAIQDYAERKHKYGVVRELVGHGLGKHLHEDPQVPNYGKRGSGPKLHDGLVIAIEPMVNMGVKEVWYEDDGWTVKTKDGKPAAHYEHTICVRRGKADILSSFVEIEANEKANPHLDSSYY; encoded by the coding sequence ATGATCTACTATAAGACAACCGCCGAGGTGGAGCTGATGCGTGAAAGCGCCCTCCTTGTCAGCAAGACCCTGGCTGAAGTAGCCAAGGTCATTAAACCCGGAATGACCACCCTGGAGATCGATGCCTTCGCTGAAAAATTCATTGTAGACCACCAGGCAAAACCTTCCTTCAAGAATTATAAAGGTTATCCCTTTACCTGTTGTATCAGTGTGAATGATGCAGTAGTACATGGTTTCCCTAATGATGTGCCCTTGAAGGATGGAGATATTGTTTCAGTAGATGTGGGCGTGTACAAGAACGGTTTTCATGGGGACAGTGCCTACACTTTTGCCATAGGAAGTATACCAGATGATGTAAAGCAGTTGTTGAAGGTTACCAAGGAATCTTTGTACCTGGGAATCGAGAAGGCAACTGCCGGTAACAGGGTAGGGGATATTTCCTTTGCCATACAGGATTATGCAGAAAGAAAGCACAAATATGGCGTGGTAAGGGAGCTCGTTGGCCATGGCCTTGGTAAACATCTTCATGAAGATCCCCAGGTTCCTAACTATGGGAAACGTGGTTCCGGTCCCAAATTGCATGATGGATTGGTGATAGCCATTGAGCCAATGGTTAATATGGGGGTGAAGGAGGTTTGGTATGAAGATGATGGCTGGACCGTAAAGACCAAGGATGGGAAGCCTGCAGCCCATTATGAACATACTATTTGTGTGCGCAGGGGGAAGGCAGATATCCTTTCGTCCTTTGTGGAGATCGAAGCCAACGAAAAGGCCAACCCGCATTTGGATTCGAGTTATTATTGA
- the secY gene encoding preprotein translocase subunit SecY, whose amino-acid sequence MKKLIQTLKNIWSIEELRSKIITTLLLILIYRIGAHIVLPGIDPTKIDLAGAKSGALGLIDAFAGGAFSQASIFALGIMPYISASIFMQLMTILVPQMQKVQKEGESGRKKINQWTRYLTVAVTAVQAGAYVAYLRQVNGAALLDSYASYFWLSTTIVLTAGTLFVMWLGEKITDKGLGNGTSLIIMVGILARLPQSIVQEWAAKSNRGGGGLLIFIIEFAVLVAIIMGLIVLVQGVRKIPVQYAKQIIGNKQFGGARQFLPLKVNGAGVMPIIFAQAIMFLPTLFSYTSFESGQGIAKIFSDPRDAWHMVIYAVIVIAFTFLYTALIFNPKQIAEDLKRNNGFIPGVKPGQPTADYIGAVMDKITLPGAVLLAVVGILPGFAQRVGITQGFASFFGGTSLLIMVGVILDTLQQIETQLLMRQYDGLMKSGRIQGRQAVSTSTI is encoded by the coding sequence GTGAAGAAATTAATTCAGACGCTGAAGAACATCTGGAGCATTGAGGAGTTAAGAAGTAAGATCATAACTACACTGCTGCTGATCCTGATCTATCGTATCGGTGCACACATCGTATTGCCCGGTATCGATCCTACGAAAATTGACCTTGCCGGAGCCAAATCCGGTGCTCTTGGATTGATCGATGCTTTTGCCGGTGGAGCTTTCTCACAAGCGTCCATCTTTGCATTGGGTATCATGCCTTATATCTCTGCCTCTATCTTTATGCAGCTGATGACCATCCTGGTTCCACAGATGCAGAAAGTGCAAAAAGAAGGGGAGAGCGGGAGGAAAAAGATCAACCAATGGACCCGTTATTTAACTGTAGCCGTTACCGCTGTACAGGCTGGTGCTTATGTTGCTTACCTGCGTCAGGTTAACGGTGCTGCCCTGCTTGATTCCTATGCTTCTTATTTCTGGTTGTCTACCACCATCGTACTTACTGCAGGTACCCTGTTTGTAATGTGGCTGGGTGAAAAGATTACCGATAAGGGTTTGGGTAATGGTACTTCCCTCATTATCATGGTGGGTATCCTGGCCCGTCTGCCCCAGTCTATCGTACAGGAATGGGCTGCCAAGAGCAACCGTGGTGGTGGTGGACTGCTGATCTTCATTATCGAGTTCGCAGTTCTTGTTGCCATTATCATGGGGCTCATTGTACTGGTACAGGGCGTACGTAAGATCCCTGTTCAGTATGCCAAGCAGATCATTGGTAATAAGCAATTCGGTGGTGCTCGCCAGTTCCTGCCCCTCAAGGTTAATGGTGCCGGTGTAATGCCCATCATCTTTGCACAAGCCATTATGTTCCTGCCAACCCTCTTCTCTTACACTAGTTTTGAGTCTGGTCAGGGAATTGCAAAGATCTTCTCTGATCCAAGGGATGCATGGCATATGGTGATCTATGCAGTTATTGTGATCGCATTTACTTTCCTGTATACTGCATTGATCTTTAACCCCAAACAGATCGCTGAGGACCTTAAGCGAAACAACGGATTTATTCCCGGTGTTAAGCCAGGCCAGCCTACCGCTGACTATATTGGTGCCGTAATGGATAAGATCACCCTGCCAGGGGCTGTATTGCTCGCCGTGGTAGGTATCCTTCCTGGCTTTGCCCAGCGTGTTGGCATCACCCAGGGATTTGCTTCCTTCTTTGGTGGCACATCCTTGCTGATCATGGTTGGTGTTATCCTTGATACCTTACAGCAGATTGAGACACAATTGCTGATGCGTCAGTACGATGGCCTTATGAAGAGTGGCCGTATCCAGGGACGCCAGGCTGTTAGTACCTCAACCATCTGA
- the rplO gene encoding 50S ribosomal protein L15, whose product MKLHNLQPAEGATHKEKRLGRGEASGKGGTSTKGNKGGQSRAGYKNKRAHEGGQMPIQRRVPKRGFNNIHRVEYKVFNLGQVDQLVEKYGISEFTLENLYINGLISQFDNVKILGNGELKAKVNFKVNAVSEKAKAAIEAAGGSVEIVK is encoded by the coding sequence ATGAAACTGCACAATTTACAGCCTGCAGAAGGCGCTACGCACAAAGAGAAGCGTTTAGGTCGTGGTGAAGCATCCGGTAAGGGTGGTACTTCAACTAAAGGTAACAAAGGTGGCCAGAGCCGTGCTGGTTATAAGAACAAGCGTGCCCATGAAGGTGGCCAGATGCCTATCCAACGTAGGGTGCCCAAGCGTGGCTTCAATAACATTCACCGTGTTGAGTATAAAGTGTTCAACCTCGGCCAGGTAGACCAACTGGTTGAGAAATACGGTATTTCTGAATTCACCCTGGAAAACCTGTACATCAATGGACTGATCAGCCAGTTCGACAATGTAAAGATCCTGGGTAATGGAGAGCTGAAAGCAAAGGTTAATTTCAAGGTGAACGCTGTAAGTGAGAAGGCGAAAGCTGCTATCGAAGCTGCAGGTGGTTCTGTTGAAATTGTAAAGTAA